One window of Microbacterium sediminis genomic DNA carries:
- a CDS encoding SOS response-associated peptidase, with the protein MCGRFVVVNVGGELVSELRVDLVGDDLPEPSYNVAPTDPVAIVLDSAKTDPPTRRLERARWGLVPSWAKDVSIGARAFNARAEELEDKRMFQKALAKRRAIVPATGYYEWQQQTDRKVPHFIHPADGSPLLFAGLYEWWKDPSKADDDPQRWVLSFTILTRESIGALGSIHGRMPVFVDSEHADAWLDPTITHPRDVLDAALDDAPRVAEGLEYYPVDSAVGNVRNNTPELIEPV; encoded by the coding sequence ATGTGCGGACGGTTCGTCGTGGTCAACGTGGGCGGGGAGCTCGTCAGCGAGCTGCGCGTGGATCTCGTGGGCGACGATCTGCCCGAGCCGTCGTACAACGTGGCCCCGACCGATCCGGTCGCCATCGTGCTCGACTCGGCCAAGACCGATCCCCCCACGCGCCGGCTCGAGCGGGCGCGCTGGGGCCTCGTGCCCTCGTGGGCGAAGGACGTCTCGATCGGCGCGCGCGCCTTCAACGCCCGGGCCGAGGAGCTCGAGGACAAGCGCATGTTCCAGAAGGCCCTCGCCAAGCGCCGCGCGATCGTCCCCGCCACCGGGTACTACGAGTGGCAGCAGCAGACCGACCGGAAGGTGCCGCACTTCATCCACCCCGCCGACGGCTCCCCGCTGCTGTTCGCCGGCCTCTACGAGTGGTGGAAGGACCCGTCCAAGGCCGACGACGATCCGCAGCGGTGGGTGCTGAGCTTCACGATCCTCACGCGCGAGTCGATCGGCGCGCTCGGCTCGATCCACGGGCGCATGCCGGTGTTCGTCGACTCCGAGCACGCCGACGCGTGGCTCGATCCCACCATCACGCACCCGCGCGACGTGCTCGACGCCGCGCTGGACGACGCCCCGCGGGTCGCGGAGGGCCTCGAGTACTACCCCGTCGACTCCGCCGTGGGCAACGTGCGCAACAACACCCCGGAGCTCATCGAGCCCGTCTGA
- a CDS encoding DUF3515 family protein yields the protein MIRRLLAIAVATAGLALSGCAATVHLEAQPLANSEACAEVSVRLPDALGDLKRQWTDAQATAAWGDEAVVLGCGLEELAPTTLQCVRVGGVDWVVNDEDFPRQSLATYGRNPAVIVSVDTEVISGGDVVQALSAAVSTLEVTGACVDPDEATPVE from the coding sequence GTGATCCGTCGCCTCCTCGCCATCGCCGTCGCGACCGCCGGTCTCGCGCTCTCGGGATGCGCCGCGACCGTTCACCTCGAGGCCCAGCCGCTGGCGAACAGCGAGGCGTGCGCCGAGGTGTCGGTGCGCCTGCCCGACGCACTGGGCGACCTGAAGCGGCAGTGGACCGACGCGCAGGCCACGGCTGCGTGGGGCGACGAGGCGGTGGTGCTCGGCTGCGGGCTCGAGGAGCTCGCCCCCACCACGCTGCAGTGCGTGCGCGTGGGCGGCGTGGACTGGGTCGTCAACGACGAGGACTTCCCGCGGCAGTCGCTCGCGACCTACGGTCGCAACCCCGCCGTGATCGTGTCGGTGGACACCGAGGTGATCTCGGGCGGCGACGTCGTGCAGGCGCTGTCGGCGGCGGTCTCGACCCTCGAGGTCACCGGCGCGTGTGTGGACCCCGACGAGGCGACGCCCGTCGAGTAG
- a CDS encoding error-prone DNA polymerase, producing the protein MGFKNPPIPWNELERTLSGRRPDPRPANADGGDSPAWSRKRGAYAPPPLERGTSATRYAELHAHSSYSFLDGASSPEDLVEEAERLGLEALAVTDHDGFYGIVRFAEAAEHTSVRTVFGSELSLGLPAPQKGEADPVGTHLLALARGEEGYHRLAGAITRAQLRGGEKGRPVYDLDELADQGRGHWAVLTGCRKGAVGRALAGPVARGSGDLSAAEAALRDLVDRFGRDGVYVELTHHGDPLDDRRNDALAELAARAGLPTLATNNVHYATPGKARLAQAVAAIHATRSMDDLDGWLPAHDAAHLRSGDEMARLFARYPGAVERAAALAAELEFPLRRAKPALPRQEVPEGHTPMSYLRQLVWAAVPSHYPNLDEDGRRRIAHELDVIEQKDFPGYFLIVHDIVAEARRRGILCQGRGSAAASAVCYLLDITAVDAIGYNLPFERFLSAVRDEEPDIDVDFDSDRREEIIQWVYQRYGRERAAQVANVIQYRPKNAVRDVARALGFSPGQQDAWSRQVERWGATLESGPDHDIPAQVIEYATELMKAPRHLGIHSGGMVLTDRPVGEVVPVEHARMENRTVIQWDKDDAAWMGLVKFDLLGLGMLSALQHCFDLIRDATGEEWQLRELPREEPAVYDMLCRADSIGVFQVESRAQMGLLPRLQPRRFYDLVIQIALIRPGPIQGGAVHPFVRRKMGREPVTYPHPDLEPVLERTKGVPIFQEQLMQMAMVIGDCTGEDADLLRRAMGSKRGLERIEKVREKLYAGMARHGLTPEAADAIYAQIQAFANFGFAESHSLSFGLLVYASSWIKLHYPAAFLAGLLRSQPMGFYSPATLTADARRHGVVVHRPDINLSGAQETLEPIDPSRLGPTGRDGCLRSFEGEPPPFDPDAPDESAAHRRDGGYAVRLGLAGVTGVGLRSARRIVAEREENGPFASMHDLVRRTGLAENQLEALATAGAFTSLGHGTREALWIAGAAAQDRPEFLPGTVQAVQPPLFPDPTSYERLASDLWATGVSTDDHPITHFRAALDARGVVSSAGLRTHETGRRIEVAGLVTHRQRPATASGVTFLNLEDEFGLINVICSQGAWSRFRAVVRDSPALIARGILERSPEGVINLVADGFEDLRVGIGHRSRDFR; encoded by the coding sequence ATGGGGTTCAAGAACCCGCCGATCCCGTGGAACGAGCTCGAGCGCACCCTCAGCGGCCGGCGCCCCGACCCGCGGCCGGCGAACGCCGACGGCGGCGACAGCCCCGCGTGGAGCCGCAAGCGCGGCGCCTACGCGCCCCCGCCCCTGGAGCGGGGCACGAGCGCCACGCGCTACGCGGAGCTGCACGCGCACTCGTCGTACTCGTTCCTCGACGGCGCCTCGTCGCCCGAGGACCTCGTCGAGGAGGCGGAGCGCCTGGGTCTGGAGGCCCTCGCCGTCACGGATCACGACGGCTTCTACGGCATCGTCCGCTTCGCGGAGGCGGCCGAGCACACCTCGGTGCGCACGGTGTTCGGCTCCGAGCTGTCACTGGGTCTGCCTGCGCCGCAGAAGGGCGAGGCCGATCCGGTGGGCACGCATCTCCTCGCCCTCGCGCGCGGCGAGGAGGGGTACCACCGCCTGGCGGGGGCGATCACCCGGGCGCAGCTGCGCGGCGGCGAGAAGGGGCGCCCGGTCTACGACCTCGACGAGCTGGCCGATCAGGGCCGCGGCCACTGGGCCGTGCTCACCGGGTGCCGCAAGGGGGCGGTCGGGCGGGCGCTGGCCGGGCCCGTCGCGCGGGGCTCGGGCGATCTCTCGGCCGCGGAGGCGGCGCTGCGCGACCTCGTCGACCGGTTCGGCCGCGACGGCGTCTACGTGGAGCTGACCCACCACGGCGATCCGCTCGACGACCGCCGCAACGACGCGCTCGCCGAGCTCGCCGCGCGCGCCGGCCTGCCCACCCTCGCGACGAACAACGTGCACTACGCCACCCCCGGCAAGGCGCGGCTGGCACAGGCGGTCGCCGCCATCCACGCCACCCGCAGCATGGACGACCTCGACGGCTGGCTGCCCGCGCACGATGCGGCCCACCTGCGATCGGGCGACGAGATGGCCCGCCTGTTCGCCCGCTATCCCGGCGCGGTCGAGCGCGCCGCCGCTCTCGCCGCCGAGCTGGAGTTCCCCCTGCGCCGCGCCAAGCCCGCGCTGCCCCGCCAGGAGGTCCCGGAGGGGCACACGCCGATGTCGTACCTGCGCCAGCTCGTGTGGGCGGCGGTGCCGAGCCACTACCCGAACCTCGACGAGGACGGGCGGCGGCGCATCGCGCACGAGCTCGACGTGATCGAGCAGAAGGACTTCCCCGGCTACTTCCTCATCGTCCACGACATCGTCGCCGAGGCCCGCCGCCGCGGCATCCTCTGCCAGGGCCGCGGGTCGGCCGCGGCGAGCGCGGTCTGCTACCTGCTCGACATCACCGCCGTCGACGCGATCGGCTACAACCTGCCCTTCGAGCGCTTCCTCTCGGCGGTGCGCGACGAGGAGCCCGACATCGACGTGGACTTCGACTCCGACCGCCGCGAGGAGATCATCCAGTGGGTCTACCAGCGCTACGGCCGCGAGCGGGCGGCGCAAGTGGCGAACGTCATCCAGTACCGCCCCAAGAACGCCGTGCGCGATGTCGCCCGCGCGCTGGGGTTCTCGCCGGGCCAGCAGGACGCCTGGTCGCGGCAGGTGGAGCGGTGGGGCGCGACGCTCGAGTCGGGGCCGGACCACGACATCCCCGCCCAGGTGATCGAGTACGCCACCGAGCTCATGAAGGCTCCCCGTCACCTCGGCATCCACTCCGGCGGCATGGTGCTCACCGACCGGCCGGTGGGAGAGGTCGTGCCCGTCGAGCACGCGCGCATGGAGAACCGCACGGTCATCCAGTGGGACAAGGACGACGCCGCCTGGATGGGCCTGGTGAAGTTCGACCTGCTCGGGCTCGGCATGCTCTCGGCGCTGCAGCACTGCTTCGACCTCATCCGCGACGCCACGGGCGAGGAGTGGCAGCTGCGCGAGCTGCCCCGCGAGGAGCCCGCCGTCTACGACATGCTGTGCCGCGCCGACTCGATCGGGGTGTTCCAGGTGGAGTCCCGCGCGCAGATGGGGCTGCTCCCCCGCCTGCAGCCGCGCCGCTTCTACGACCTCGTCATCCAGATCGCCCTCATCCGCCCCGGCCCCATCCAGGGCGGGGCGGTGCACCCGTTCGTCCGCCGCAAGATGGGTCGGGAGCCCGTCACCTACCCGCACCCGGATCTCGAGCCGGTGCTGGAGCGCACCAAGGGCGTGCCCATCTTCCAGGAGCAGCTCATGCAGATGGCGATGGTGATCGGCGACTGCACGGGCGAGGACGCCGACCTGCTGCGGCGCGCCATGGGCTCCAAGCGGGGGCTGGAGCGGATCGAGAAGGTCCGCGAGAAGCTCTACGCCGGCATGGCCCGCCACGGACTCACGCCCGAGGCCGCCGACGCGATCTACGCGCAGATCCAGGCGTTCGCGAACTTCGGCTTCGCCGAGTCGCACTCGCTGTCGTTCGGCCTGCTCGTCTACGCCAGCTCGTGGATCAAGCTGCACTACCCCGCCGCCTTCCTCGCGGGGCTGCTGCGCTCGCAGCCGATGGGCTTCTACTCCCCCGCCACGCTCACCGCCGACGCGCGCCGGCACGGCGTCGTGGTGCACCGCCCCGACATCAACCTGTCCGGCGCGCAGGAGACGCTCGAGCCGATCGACCCCTCGCGGCTCGGACCCACCGGGCGCGATGGCTGCCTGCGCTCGTTCGAGGGCGAGCCGCCGCCGTTCGATCCCGACGCCCCGGACGAATCGGCCGCGCATCGCCGCGATGGCGGCTACGCGGTGCGCCTGGGGCTGGCGGGCGTGACCGGGGTGGGCCTGCGCTCCGCGCGGCGCATCGTCGCCGAGCGCGAGGAGAACGGGCCCTTCGCCTCGATGCACGACCTCGTGCGCCGCACCGGTCTCGCCGAGAACCAGCTCGAGGCGCTCGCTACGGCGGGGGCGTTCACGAGCCTCGGGCACGGCACGCGCGAGGCCCTGTGGATCGCCGGTGCCGCCGCCCAGGACCGCCCCGAGTTCCTCCCGGGCACCGTGCAGGCCGTGCAGCCGCCGCTGTTTCCCGATCCGACGAGCTACGAGCGCCTCGCCAGCGACCTGTGGGCCACGGGCGTCTCGACCGACGACCACCCGATCACCCACTTCCGCGCGGCCCTCGACGCCCGGGGCGTGGTCTCCTCCGCCGGCCTGCGCACGCACGAGACCGGGCGGCGCATCGAGGTCGCGGGGCTCGTCACCCACCGCCAGCGCCCCGCGACGGCCTCGGGGGTGACGTTCCTCAACCTCGAGGACGAGTTCGGGCTGATCAACGTCATCTGCTCGCAGGGGGCCTGGAGCCGCTTCCGGGCCGTGGTGCGCGACAGCCCCGCGCTCATCGCGCGCGGCATCCTCGAGCGCTCTCCCGAGGGGGTGATCAACCTCGTGGCCGACGGCTTCGAGGATCTGCGCGTCGGCATCGGCCATCGATCGCGGGACTTCCGATGA
- the thiL gene encoding thiamine-phosphate kinase — MDTTVGDLSEREVLRRIAARTGRASAALVGPGDDAAVVAAPAGSVVATTDTLVHGPDFRLAWSRGYDLGWKAAAVNLADVAAMGARPTALLVALAMPADTRIAFVEALADGLREACEALAPGCAVVGGDLTVSDTLTVAVTALGDLEGRAPVLRSGAEPGDVVAIAGELGLAGRGLAILFGRFRDAAGDPVPVDAAALRAGEAALLEAQLRPAPPIGLGAMAAVAGAKAMMDVSDGLALDASRMAEASGVAIDLDPSGLGPDVAAALEGGEDHALLATFAAEPLPPGFRAIGRVREGSGVLVDGAPYDRRGGWDPYADWDARTG; from the coding sequence ATGGACACGACCGTCGGCGACCTGAGCGAGCGAGAGGTGCTGCGGCGCATCGCGGCACGCACGGGACGCGCGTCGGCGGCCCTCGTCGGCCCGGGCGACGACGCGGCCGTGGTGGCGGCGCCCGCGGGATCCGTGGTGGCGACGACCGACACCCTCGTGCACGGCCCGGACTTCCGCCTGGCATGGTCCCGCGGCTACGACCTGGGCTGGAAGGCCGCCGCGGTCAACCTGGCCGACGTGGCGGCGATGGGTGCGCGCCCGACGGCGCTGCTCGTGGCCCTGGCGATGCCCGCCGACACGCGGATCGCGTTCGTCGAGGCGCTGGCCGACGGCCTGCGCGAGGCGTGCGAGGCGCTCGCGCCGGGGTGCGCGGTCGTGGGCGGCGACCTGACGGTCTCGGACACGCTCACGGTCGCCGTCACCGCCCTGGGCGATCTCGAGGGCCGCGCACCGGTGCTGCGATCGGGCGCCGAGCCGGGCGACGTCGTCGCGATCGCCGGCGAGCTGGGCCTCGCCGGCCGCGGCCTCGCGATCCTCTTCGGGCGCTTCCGCGATGCCGCGGGCGACCCGGTGCCGGTCGATGCGGCGGCCCTCCGCGCGGGGGAGGCGGCGCTGCTGGAGGCGCAGCTGCGGCCGGCGCCCCCGATCGGCCTCGGCGCGATGGCCGCGGTGGCCGGCGCGAAGGCGATGATGGACGTCTCCGACGGCCTCGCCCTCGACGCCAGCCGGATGGCCGAGGCCTCGGGCGTGGCGATCGACCTGGACCCCTCGGGTCTCGGGCCGGACGTCGCGGCCGCGCTGGAGGGCGGCGAGGACCACGCGCTGCTGGCGACGTTCGCCGCCGAGCCGCTGCCGCCCGGGTTCCGCGCGATCGGCCGGGTGCGCGAGGGCTCGGGGGTGCTCGTCGACGGCGCACCGTACGACCGCCGCGGCGGCTGGGATCCCTACGCCGACTGGGACGCGCGCACCGGCTGA
- a CDS encoding NAD(P)H-dependent glycerol-3-phosphate dehydrogenase, which produces MGPKVAVLGAGSWGTTFGKVLADGGARVTMWARRPEQAHEIDEAKRNSQYLPGINLPRSIRATHRLAKAVEGAEQIYLSVPSKTAREALKQLRPLVARSDAPIVSLMKGVEKRSGMRMSQVIEEVLGCDPDRIAVASGPNLALEIAREQPTAAVVSSTSLETAELIARTASNPYFRTFVNTDVAGTEFGGVLKNLIAVAIGIVDGVGYGENTKASIITRGLVEMTDFAVAYGAQAETMHGLAGLGDLIATCQSPLSRNNTAGRLLGQGYTLQDVVSHMEQTAEGLGSVEPMLKLARAKGVEMPIVQQVKMVLDGTMNPKDIAPHLTTDDDTPQGERTQNGQDDRGGALRRAFQRARDLFRDGGGSARRDRS; this is translated from the coding sequence ATGGGCCCGAAGGTCGCCGTGCTCGGAGCCGGCAGCTGGGGCACCACCTTCGGCAAGGTCCTCGCCGACGGCGGCGCCCGCGTGACGATGTGGGCCAGGCGCCCCGAGCAGGCCCACGAGATCGACGAGGCCAAGCGCAACTCGCAGTACCTGCCGGGCATCAACCTGCCCCGCTCGATCCGCGCCACCCACCGCCTGGCCAAGGCCGTCGAGGGCGCCGAGCAGATCTACCTGTCGGTGCCCAGCAAGACCGCGCGCGAGGCGCTCAAGCAGTTGCGGCCGCTCGTGGCCCGCTCGGACGCGCCGATCGTGAGCCTCATGAAGGGCGTCGAGAAGCGCTCGGGCATGCGCATGAGCCAGGTGATCGAGGAGGTCCTGGGCTGCGACCCGGACCGCATCGCCGTGGCCAGCGGCCCCAACCTCGCGCTCGAGATCGCGCGCGAGCAGCCCACGGCCGCCGTGGTGTCGTCGACCAGCCTCGAGACGGCGGAGCTGATCGCCCGCACGGCGTCCAACCCGTACTTCCGCACGTTCGTCAACACCGACGTGGCCGGCACGGAGTTCGGCGGCGTGCTCAAGAACCTCATCGCCGTCGCGATCGGCATCGTCGACGGCGTCGGCTACGGCGAGAACACGAAGGCGTCGATCATCACGCGCGGCCTCGTGGAGATGACCGACTTCGCGGTCGCGTACGGCGCCCAGGCCGAGACGATGCACGGTCTGGCGGGGCTGGGCGATCTGATCGCCACGTGCCAGTCGCCGCTGAGCCGCAACAACACGGCCGGCCGGCTGCTCGGCCAGGGATACACGCTGCAGGACGTCGTCTCGCACATGGAGCAGACGGCCGAGGGGCTGGGCTCGGTGGAGCCCATGCTCAAGCTCGCGCGCGCCAAGGGCGTGGAGATGCCGATCGTGCAGCAGGTCAAGATGGTGCTCGACGGGACGATGAACCCGAAGGACATCGCGCCGCACCTGACCACCGATGACGACACCCCGCAGGGCGAGAGGACGCAGAATGGCCAAGACGACCGTGGCGGTGCTCTTCGGAGGGCGTTCCAGCGAGCACGCGATCTCTTCCGCGACGGCGGGGGGAGTGCTCGGCGCGATCGATCGTGA
- a CDS encoding D-alanine--D-alanine ligase family protein gives MAKTTVAVLFGGRSSEHAISSATAGGVLGAIDRDRYAVIPVGITREGVFVLEQDDPSRFALDAQKLPEVVDNGTRVLWPMPGEGRELRVRRDDGTIESLGDVDVVLPILHGVHGEDGTMQGFLDILEIPYAGGGVLDSAMCMDKHFMKIALQAEGIAVAPWVTVRASQWASEPEAVRGRIDALGYPVFVKPARAGSSVGVSKAHDASELDEAMRVAFAEDDKVLVEVGMVGREIEVAVLEGRGGEATRTSLPGEIVLTTREFYDFEGKYLGGDGAEVVCPAQLTDDEIARIREVGARAFDAVDGRGLARVDVFLTDAGEVVVNELNTMPGFTPISMYPKCWIASGLSYADLIAELIELGLERAA, from the coding sequence ATGGCCAAGACGACCGTGGCGGTGCTCTTCGGAGGGCGTTCCAGCGAGCACGCGATCTCTTCCGCGACGGCGGGGGGAGTGCTCGGCGCGATCGATCGTGACCGCTACGCCGTGATCCCCGTGGGGATCACGCGCGAGGGGGTGTTCGTCCTCGAGCAGGACGATCCGTCGCGGTTCGCGCTGGACGCGCAGAAGCTGCCCGAGGTCGTCGACAACGGCACGCGCGTGCTGTGGCCGATGCCCGGCGAGGGGCGCGAGCTGCGCGTGCGTCGCGACGACGGGACGATCGAGTCCCTCGGCGACGTCGACGTGGTGCTGCCGATCCTGCACGGCGTGCACGGCGAGGACGGCACGATGCAGGGCTTCCTCGACATCCTCGAGATCCCGTACGCCGGCGGCGGCGTGCTGGATTCCGCGATGTGCATGGACAAGCACTTCATGAAGATCGCCCTCCAGGCCGAGGGCATCGCGGTGGCGCCCTGGGTGACCGTGCGCGCGTCGCAGTGGGCCTCGGAGCCGGAGGCGGTCCGGGGGCGGATCGACGCGCTCGGCTACCCGGTGTTCGTCAAGCCCGCCCGCGCCGGATCGAGCGTCGGCGTGTCGAAGGCGCACGACGCGTCCGAGCTCGACGAGGCGATGCGCGTGGCGTTCGCGGAGGACGACAAGGTGCTCGTCGAGGTCGGCATGGTCGGCCGCGAGATCGAGGTCGCGGTGCTCGAGGGCCGTGGTGGCGAGGCGACGCGCACCTCGCTGCCGGGCGAGATCGTGCTCACCACGCGCGAGTTCTACGACTTCGAGGGCAAGTACCTCGGCGGCGACGGCGCGGAGGTCGTGTGTCCCGCGCAGCTGACCGACGACGAGATCGCGCGGATTCGCGAGGTCGGGGCCCGGGCGTTCGACGCCGTCGACGGCCGCGGGCTCGCGCGCGTGGACGTGTTCCTGACCGACGCGGGAGAGGTCGTCGTCAACGAGCTCAACACCATGCCGGGCTTCACGCCGATCTCGATGTACCCGAAGTGCTGGATCGCGTCGGGGCTGAGCTACGCCGACCTCATCGCCGAGCTCATCGAGCTCGGGCTCGAGCGGGCGGCGTAG
- a CDS encoding lysophospholipid acyltransferase family protein gives MSVAPKTPERRKPGAVFRVLAAVVVPLYGWFAKIEIRDAHKLPADGAFVMAPNHHSEIDPLTVAVATWKIGRLPRFLAKESLFRVPVLGAALRGTGMVPVARGNQGSQALRQAKVLVENRSGVIVYPEGTLTRDPGLWPMRGKAGAVRIALAGGIPVIPVAHWGEQQYMPRYGKLKLWPPRRPVTFVVGDPVDLSDLADRAQSRAALEEGTERVMAAITALLEELRGEKAPEQRWDPAQHGQAETGRM, from the coding sequence CTGAGCGTGGCGCCGAAGACTCCGGAGCGCAGGAAGCCGGGGGCCGTCTTCCGCGTGCTCGCCGCCGTGGTCGTGCCGCTGTACGGCTGGTTCGCGAAGATCGAGATCCGCGACGCACACAAGCTGCCCGCGGACGGCGCGTTCGTGATGGCGCCCAACCACCACAGCGAGATCGACCCGCTCACGGTGGCCGTGGCGACGTGGAAGATCGGACGGCTCCCGCGGTTCCTCGCCAAGGAGAGCTTGTTCCGCGTGCCCGTCCTCGGCGCGGCCCTGCGCGGCACCGGCATGGTGCCCGTCGCCCGCGGCAACCAGGGCTCGCAGGCGCTGCGGCAGGCCAAGGTCCTCGTCGAGAACCGCAGCGGCGTGATCGTCTACCCCGAGGGCACGCTCACCCGCGATCCCGGCCTGTGGCCGATGCGCGGCAAGGCGGGCGCGGTGCGGATCGCCCTCGCCGGCGGGATCCCGGTAATCCCCGTCGCGCACTGGGGTGAGCAGCAGTACATGCCGCGCTACGGCAAGCTCAAGCTCTGGCCCCCGCGCCGCCCCGTGACGTTCGTCGTGGGCGACCCCGTCGACCTGTCCGACCTCGCCGACCGCGCACAGTCGCGCGCGGCGCTCGAGGAGGGCACCGAGCGCGTCATGGCCGCCATCACGGCGCTGCTGGAGGAGCTGCGGGGTGAGAAGGCCCCCGAGCAGCGGTGGGACCCTGCCCAGCACGGGCAAGCCGAGACGGGACGGATGTGA
- a CDS encoding RBBP9/YdeN family alpha/beta hydrolase yields the protein MSITRAIIIHGYGADPTSHWFPWLAEQLTAAGVETAIPTLPDPLDPREDVWRSRAAEAIGTPDEHTAIIAHSLGCLTALRVFADAGPDARLGALVLVSGFLERLPGFAALDAFIGDGLDVAAMSERIDRVTLIRSDDDTIVPPSLTDALARALGAEAIVVPGAGHFLGADGNLTLEAARDAVLG from the coding sequence ATGAGCATCACGCGCGCGATCATCATCCACGGCTACGGGGCCGATCCGACCTCCCACTGGTTCCCGTGGCTGGCCGAGCAGCTCACCGCCGCGGGCGTCGAGACCGCGATCCCCACGCTGCCGGATCCGCTCGATCCCCGCGAGGACGTGTGGCGCTCCCGCGCCGCCGAGGCCATCGGCACGCCCGACGAGCACACCGCGATCATCGCCCACAGCCTCGGCTGCCTCACGGCGCTGCGGGTGTTCGCCGACGCCGGCCCCGACGCGCGGCTCGGCGCCCTCGTGCTCGTCAGCGGCTTCCTCGAGAGGCTGCCGGGCTTCGCGGCGCTCGACGCATTCATCGGCGACGGCCTCGACGTCGCGGCCATGAGCGAGCGCATCGATCGGGTCACGCTCATCCGCTCCGACGACGACACGATCGTGCCGCCCTCGCTCACCGACGCCCTCGCCCGCGCGCTCGGCGCCGAGGCGATCGTCGTGCCCGGCGCCGGTCACTTCCTCGGCGCCGACGGCAACCTCACCCTCGAGGCGGCGCGCGACGCGGTCCTGGGCTGA